The DNA region TCTGTTGTTTAGCATTGAGCCACACACATGACTAAAATCAAAGCATAATTCAAACataatttgtaaatattttctttcCCATATATCTGGTCCTAAACCTAACAATTCCCGAGGATAAGTCTTAAAATTCCGTATCAACATCAACAACTTTACGCATTATCATCCCCAGGATCTACATTTGCTGAGACGCCGAAAACAGGTCAGAAACctcagtttttcttttagtcTCATAAATTATCAGAGTTTTGAATATACTCTTCCATAGATTTTGAAGTTAACCAATAAGTTCTATTGCAGCTTCTTCTAGAATCTCCTGCCCATCGCCTGGGGGTGTCCACTAGCCCGTCTGAAACTTTGCAGTCCCCCTTAGTTTTGCTTCTTCCTTCCCGTATAGACCTGCTGTAGTTCTAGATCAAGGCCTAAACTGACCCGGGCGTTTGTCTTCAGAGGAGACCCGTCCTTGGGATCTTACCTTAGGTGTGTGTCTGCGGCTCGGAGAGAAAGACCCAACCAGTGCTGCTGCTGAACCAGCTACCGTCCTGGCTGCTGCCCATGCCCCTTATATACTCGAGCTCCACCATTGACAACGCTGGGCCCTGGCCCCCATCCCGGCCCTCTGCCATATTAGGAACTGGCCGGTCGAGGTGGGCAAGGAGGCGCGCCCCTCGGAAGGAAGCAGGGAGCCCTATCCATCAAGTTTCAGCGGGGGATCAGAGGTGCGTCCGCGCGCACCCGTCGAGGAGAGAGCGCGTGCCATATATGGCACTGTCGCTTTGACCTCCCCTCGAGCCTCGCGATGCCACCTCGAGAGCCGTATAAGGATTGTACGGTCGGCTGGGGGTTTCTAGGGGAGACACCAGTTGCTACCAAGCAGGGTGATAGTTTTGGTGCTAGAAGGCCATATCCCACCTTAAAACGAGAAGCTGCTGTTTCAACTGATTTAGATTTAGTGCAGTGACAGCTGCTGCGCCCACAATTAACACATGAGGCAAATGCACTGGGACACGATAATaaggtttttattcttaatATGCAATCATTTTCCAATTACAAAGACCTACCTGTACTGCTGCAGACAAATAAAACGATAGTATTATTTACAGCAACGTTCCCAAATTGGGTTACAACATAAAGACTGCAGTACCCAGTATATAATGAATACATTATGTGTGGAATTAGGGAGTTAAATTGCAGGgagttaaatattttaatactgCAATGTCCAATGCAAATTgtcatgcattttattattaaaataatattgtaacTGGATCTTTATGAAAACATAATGAAATGCAAGttacttttgaaataaaattaggGAGTGTGTTTGGAAGTTAAAAAGCAACTTTAAGAATTACTTTGATATCACCAGTCTTAGTTTCATAGTTTatgaggcatgttttttttttccttgcagACACATGGCCCTCAGAGCTGAATAAATAAGGAAAGACGCTTAGAAACAGCCAACAGCTGACACCTTATCTGCAGGCGTACTCTGCTCTGTCACAGGAGCAGTTGGATTAATTATAActcagaaggaggagggagagaagaagcaTGGCAGCCCTGCACATGGAGGACTAGGAAATGAATGCATGGGTTGGGCCTGATGGACTGAGGTTCTCTGATGAGATAACAGAAAGAGCAGTAATGAATGAATGACTCAAAAGTATGAAACTGGAAACATCTGTTATAGTAAGTATGAAAGAAAATGAGGGCACCACAGTGAGAATTATGTCCTTTTTATGAATAACAATAAAGAGGGTTATATGGACTTCAGTTTCCCATTGATATCTTAAGGACTTTTACCCAAACATTTAATACTTTATTTGAATTGGTAATATATGACAACAGTGCTAGAGttttatcactctgaaaccTATGGCTAGGCAACTGTTTGGATGATCACAGGAGGTACAACCGTCAAAGGACCACTTAGGTGACACATGGAGACAACTGGAATTCCTCAAGACATGTGTTACAAATGTCACTGACACATCAGTGTAATCAAACAACACACCATGTTTATTTAAGAGTTTGTCATTTTTTCTACTGCTATTATGAATTAAGCCCTGAAAATAGTGTTTTACTCACACTTTTCCACATGACAAGATCCACATATCCTGCGTAGCCCTGAAGGAAGCATTAAGATTTACTATCAGTTAAGATTTAAGCTTACTGGGAAAGTGTTAAAAACTAATGTTATTAATTATGTATTGCCAAATGaatttctttatttaaactaaaaaaTTGATGTATGCATTAATCATGTCATACACAAAAACTATAATGGCCGATTGACAGTATTGGTCTAATATTGGTGCTATAGTGAGAGGGAGGCATGGCTATGTGCCTGTGGGGGGCTGTGGAGTTACAAAGTGGAGGGGGGCAGCAAGGTTGAGCTACTTTTATGCACTTGTTGTGAGCCTCTTTGGATCCCAGGCCTGTCAAACACCTAAAATGTAAATGGGACCATTGCAGTTGTCGGGAGCAGGAAGAGAAAGAGCAGGAGGGTAGGTCAGAGGgggcgagggggaggagagagcaagaggagtAGGCTAGAGCATGTGAAGCAGGTGGCACCACAAATCTGTGTTGTGTGTCGGGACTGTATCGCAGATAGCTCTTCAGACTTTAGGAGTCTTTTTAATATCTTTGCAGTGCATTGAGAGTGTAGCATATGCGCCTTACCAGgtaatataacttttttttgttgtataaaCCTTAAAATAGAAAGAAATAATACAGTGTTCAGGTTCAGTGTCAGTTTTGTAGTCACTGGAGACAACAAATGACTGATACTACATTCAACATTTTTTattggattttttaaaaattctttTTTAATGCTGCAAAGAAGACAGCAATTCTTAAACCAAGGATCTATAacatcaaaaatgtagtgaagcgcGTAAATGATGATCTGTCTTCCCCAAAATTGAAAGAGAGTCAAGTAGATAGAAGGCTTACATGATTTAGTACTATTTAAAAAACTCAATTCCAGTTGTGCTCAAGGTAGTATTTTTGCACATATTTCAATAACtaacaaaatgttttcataGGAGCAGTGTTCATTCTGAAATTAGCAAACCAAGTCAATGGATGAAACTGAAAAATAGTGCTGTCTGACTATTATTGTTATGAATGATGCATGTCCACAATgacagcagttttttttttaaagagtaaACAAATTCAACGGAATGATTATCAATAAGAATAATTAGACTGGTTGGCCCTGTTGCATTGTTGTTTTGTGGGTGTGTCAATCAATAGAATGTAGTTATAGGTTCTTTGAAATAGTCAACATAGAAGGACTGTAATCTCCAGTGAAACAAATCTATTCAATACACTTAAAGGTCAAATGGGGTCACTATCACAAACCCTCATATAGCATGGCCGCATAGACTGTGGAGCAAACCTCAAAATAGGTATGAATTCAGACAGTGGAAGAGCACTGCTGACAGCACAACCTGCTGGTAGTCGCTCATATTGCATCTAAtcctactacagtagtttaaaTATAAAGGCAAAGTCACCACATGGAAAAAGTTCAGATTGGACACGTGCAACCTGCTTTTAACCACTATACTGGgccattttattattaattaactCGCAGGCATGAGTTAGAAAGGCATAAGTCTTCATATTCCTTTTTATTGACATTACAATAAAGCTTGTATTCTTTGAATAAAAAagcacctttaaacatttttaaaacagaagtGTGGTTAACAAATTATTGTTCCTACATCAAAAAGAACGCATTCAATTTACATTTAAACCTTCTGTTTACAAAAGCAAAGCATTGAGTTCAAGattctggacaaaagttttagacttagctcctcctttcaaatatatataaggcagtgttcaccagcaatttgaccagaactgaagaagctgcttggatgagcggccaaacgtcttcactctaaaacctttgtccagttgacagaattgaatttttcttttgctacagTCATTACAAGAATCACTTAAACTGTTTATTAACCCACAGATTGTTAATTATTTTGACCTGCATTTCTACTTTTCTTAGTAAAAGTAGAAACATAGGACTACCTAATGAACATGTCATTGTCTTTTGCATGGACACTTTCTCATAAATATACCAGTACATATAAATCTATGATATACTATATTAAAGCAAAATagtgtttagttcagtttaacaCAACTGAATAATAAACCATAGCTGCTTGAGTTAAATTATCTACATCTCTATATCCCCTAAAAATAGTGCAAGTTTTAACATCACAAATATATAGGCATCATTATATACTTTATAAATTAAGAAACTATTATCTGAATCTACACTGTGTTCACTAATGGCACAGACAGTGATTTGACTTCACTCCTTGAGTTAAAAAATTGACAACACTTATTTTTCCTAATTTGAACCCACAATAGACAGTTGCTATGTGTATTGTGATTTCCAACTAATGCTACAATCTGTAGTAGTCAAAGTTTTTCCATGGTAGTTTTAAAGctaatttttgtttgttgttgtcccAACTGATGTCATTTGTCATGTTATATGAGCATCATAAATACAGTTTGTATTTAAGCTGTGTGCTCTTAACTCAGGGCTCGTTTCTGCTCTTCTTGTAGAAATGCTTGCTTTTCCATCAGTCTCCTGTACAGTCCCTCTCTGTTACTGAGCAGCTCTCTGTGCTGGCCGACCTCTGCAATCCGCTGCTGGTCCAGAACAGCTACAGCATTAGCATTTTGGATAGTGGAGAGGCGGTGTGCAATAATCAAGACAGTTCTTCCTAAGAAATACATATTAAAGCATTATAgaccaaaaataataatgccaaagaaacataaaaatggcTTTAGTCAGAATAAATACCAAGCAGGTTTACCTTCCATCAAACGCTCCAAGGCCTCTTGAACTAAGAACTCATTTTCTGCATCTAAAGCACTAAGGGCAGGGCAACAGACTTCAGTAATACTCAATATAACAGAGCAACAACGCTGTACAGATAAACTATATTAACATCTCACCTTGTAGCTTCATCTAAGAGCAAGATCTTGGGATTctggggaaagaaagaaagactttATCATACAACTTatatcaagaaaataaatataattgtggcaaatgtttaaaattcaaGAGAATCTTACACACCTTAAGCAGTGCTCGGGCTATAGCTATCCTCTGCTTCTGTCCACCTAAAACGTGAAAATATCGATAATAtttccacacattaaaatacatatacaaGACATTAAATACCACATTATGGATAAAACTATGTGACTGTCTCTTACCTGACAGCAATACTCCTTTCTCTCCCACTATTGTGTCAAAGCCATTTGGAAAGGCCTGAATGAAATCAAATGCATTTGCAGCTCTGGCCACTTGATAGATCTCTTCTGTTGTTACAGCGCTTGGCTCTGGAGCACCATATGTTATATTGTCTCTGATCgaacaagaaaacaacacagGCTCCTGGGGGATAAATagcataggaaaaaaaaaattaattaaaaaaaacaaacaaacaaacaaaaaataactaagAGATGAGAGACCATTGTTACCTGGCTTACTGTTCCTATGTTACTCCGGAGCCAGTAAGGGTTGAGATCTCTGATGTCATGGCCATCTAGTGTAATAAAGCCTGGAAAGAAAGTAATTGTACACTGAGAAACCTGGAGGATAAGCCTACTGTTCATGTTTTAGGCAGGTGAGGAAGTACCTGGAGGGAGTACCAATAGGGAACTCATCCAGTCATGGCATTGCCGCTAACAATTTTGCCACTAGGCCATCACAAATTAGAGTAATTGTAGCGACTCCTCTATGATAACAGCAGTAACAGTTTTCTACATGGTGGTCGTTTTCAAATTCTATGCTAGTGTCACAATGTCCTGAGTGTGATATACTCCCCcatttataatattataataacacACATCTCACCAGTATCAGGATCATATAGTCTGAGGAGGAGTGAGACCAAAGTGGATTTTCCTGAACCACTCGGACCCACAACAGCCATGACAGAACCTGCGGGCACCAGCAGACTGAGGTTCTGGAAGATCGGGGCTTCCTTTCGCGTGGGATAGGCAAAAGTGATATTCGAAAACTCCAGAAGCCCTTTCAGCTTATGATCATCCAGGACCAGGCCTTCTGTGAATAAAAAGAGATTTGTCATTTAGGCTATGGATTCTAAATAGAAACATAGGAAAATTCTGCTGCCAAAGAGAAAAGAATTGTGTAGGGTGTAAAAGAATTGTGTAGGGTGTAAGTTTTAAATGGTATATgtgtggtatgtatattttaacTGCTCAATGTGCTCAAATTGCCCATAGAGAATAAATGAAGTAATGTTGATTGAATGATTCATTGATTGTTAGTTGTAATCTACTCCTATAAGCTAAGGTTCTAGTGTCTGGGGAGTTCCCTTTTCCAAAACTTTCATAGAAGTAAATTGTATGAATTGCTTTCtaaatgttttgtaaataaataaatgaaagttaAAATAGATGAACCGTTTAAAGGAAGTTCCGGGGTCCTGTCCAGCAGTTGCCACAGTCTTGCACCTGCTCCAAAACCCTTCATCAGTTCAGAGTAGAAAGTGCTGAGGCCTAAGAAACAGACAGGGTCAGATAATCATTGAACTTCAGTATTGCAAAATCTATTACCATACTGCAACCATATGTCTATTACCTGCAACACTAATGCCGACCCAGAACGTGTAcatgaggaaagaggagagttCCCCCACTGTCATGTGTTGGCTGGCCATCAAAAGTCCTCCTTTATAAAGCACGGATAGGATCATGATGTTTCCACTGAGGCCagtctaaaacacacacagacacactactATTTTACTGACAAGGATTCAGTGTGTGAAACTGTAAagtccattttattttgtttttgaaaaaagtaaataaataaaatcaaacttgttttttttgccatatgGCCCATTCGTATGGTAAACCTTCTACAGATAGACTGACTTTATGATACTGTGTGAAATTTagtaacacacacagagttttGCATTGAAACCTAAATTTAGTGAGTGATAAACTTACCACGCCAAAGAAGCCAGCTCTGAGCATTGCCTCCTTCTTAGCCAAACTGAGGACACTGTCCGTTCTTTGGGAGTATGTGACGACCTCCGAAAGCTCTTTACCAAATGCTCGAACTGTTCGGATGTTGCCGATTCTCTCCTCTGCCAacttcaaacacacacatatattgtaattaCGTTATTGTGTAGTTATTACTAGGGctacacaatataaatataaaagaaattcaaaccagACAACAAGTTCTAGAGCAGGTTCTGCTCTGTGCTGTTTAGGAAAAGCTCTTTTGGTCAACTCTCTTTTGCTTATCGTGTAGGTCAGACGTGGAACACACTGCCTGCTCATATATGAGAGCTCTCAACACTGGCAGCATTTCcaaaagctttaaaacagtGGTTGTTCAAAGGTCAAATATGTCACCATGAATAACTagataacatttttatattgagggGTTGTTCTATAATTGTAAAACagtctacagagagggaggagagtagCAACAATCATATAAAAGCAAATGTTACAGACCAGCACACGCaatatacacactacacactctctatacacacaacacactctctaTATCTATATCAATCTGCcgagggactgaagatggaaattagccacgttggctataatctttacatatatacatttttacattttcattaatacgtgctgtccctttacaaataaataaaaaataaattaaataatatatcactaaaatatcaatattgaaatattgccTAACAAAATAATTGTTATAGTAACAAGACCATTTTCTATCTATTTAccttttatatataaaatatttaaaaaaggcagattttatTCGTGCGTTGCTTATTAATTACTACTTTTACCTTGTTATGGTCTTGGATTAGTATttcaaagtttttattttgacacatttgactGCTAAATTAATGGacgttttgtttaaattttacTGGACGGTCAAAACATATCAAGATGTCAAAAGTACATTAAAGTATCATTCTTGcaatacaaaacataataatcaAAAATAGTGGATCTTTTTCCATAGCGTGCAGTCAGTTATTACAGTAATAACTAAACACACAGCTCCATCTGCTCTTTTAATCAAATCACACAAGCTGCTTTCTGTAATTATCTTAAACAGGAAATAGTCGTTGTGGTGTGTCTAATTAATTCTGTTGAGCCAGTACATTGTCATTAGATGAAGCAACACTGAACCTACACATTCTCTTCATAGTTAATAGAAagtgtatgtaagattttgatttaaaatttcataaacttgacctatctGCATCCCCAGACACAAGGTCAAcacgttcaaatcaaatattgcttttaCTAATAACATTTGTAATGctaatttattcttagttacaaaaacattggacataatGTCCCACTTATTTATGGTATAATTTGGTGCTTTGGTTCTTAAGAcaaattatccaatcagaaagcagaatgagctaaTTTCGGTCAGCAATGGTTTTCAGTGATAAAATCCTGTTGGTTTAACtctaaaatattataataaatctgGTACCTGTGTTGCCTGGGCAAGTGCATCCTGTGTTTTTTTGGAGATTGACCGAAGATATCTGCCATAAATGACTGCAAGGACTGCCACCGGAGGGACGATCAGCAGTACAAAGCTTGCGAGACTGGGAGACACATAGAACTGAaaggaaacaaacagaaaatataaaatatattttatactattaaatattttttactgcATCAAGTGAGTTACGCATCACTGTAAAACATGGACAATATTTTTATTCAGCCCTCCCCAGGGTGatgattttcatatttttcaaataATGTGACATCCTACAGTCCCAAAGACCCATATTGCTATAGATATTCAATGCAGTGTTTACTCTCTTGGGGATAtgcgttttcattttttttttttagtgataTAGTGTGCAATAAGGAAGAATGAGACATTACTTTAATGGGTTACTTCCTTGTCAGACATTTACACAACACTTACAAACACAAGGGAGTGTTGAATAATCCTGGTGTTACATCATCATCGTAGTAGCTAGTTCCTTGTATGAATAAAATCCACCTGCTTTTTCACACTCCTTATACGATaatagaaaataccttatatttagttttattatgtattatgtattatatttgttaaGCATAAGCATAAgaattaataacaaataaataagaatgTATTGTGCTCACCATCATACTGACACCTGCAGCTGCTTGAGCAACTGCCCTCAAACCGTCAGACATATTGTCCGTGATTGAGCGACCAACCACAGTGGTGTCAGCGGAGAGGCGGTTGATAAGTTCCCCAGTCCTATTCCTGTCGAAAAAGGCCACTTCCTGCCTCAGAATGGAGGAGAAGACTGAGTCGCGGAGATTACGTACAATCTGTTGACCTGTGGAGATAAGCATTAAAGGTTtttaagatttgttttgtttttttaacttccATAGACTTATTTTTCTAATAATATTTTTCACTGCTAACTCACCAGAAGTTTGCATGAGGTACACACGGGCAGCATTAGCGGCTCCACCACAGAGAAACACACCGGTGAGCATGAGACACAGGGATGTGAGCGATGCTGCcattgtctctgtgtctgagccAGTGGAGTAAATAGTGTCAATGACTTTACCCAGGAAAAAGGGAGCCGACATGGTGACTGCACTGGAGATGGACAAGAACCCTACAGcagctgtgtgaatgaaagaaaatacaaatttaactTCAACCACGTACTCTATACTATAGTTTACAGGGAAATGTTACACAATTAGACAGGTTTTAATACTGTAAGAATGAAGAATACAATCAACGTTAATAACCAGGGCAAAGAAGAAATGTTTTTACAAGAAACTGATAGGGTACCTGCAAGTTTCCATCTCTCTGGATAGGCAAGTTTTAAAATTCTTCTGACATCTTCCAATGGAACAATTGATTTTGCTGGATCAGGTTTTTCTTCAGACTTCTCCGATTCATATTGTGCAAAAGATCTGGTAAAGGCAACAGGTGTGTGGGGGGCAGTCCTGTGTAAACAGAGGACTGGGGGACCTCTGTGTTGGCTCCAGGCGAAGGACAACAATCCTTTTCTGCCAAAGGTCGTGGAGAGCTTTAGGCGGTGGTCAAGCCATAACCGTCTGGAGGAGCTGCCCACTTTCAGCTTTGACAAACACACTCCATTGGTCCATCGAATTAAAAATCGCATTTCCAGAGATGAAACAATTCCACGCAATGACAAAATATTTCTTTAGAGACAGTGCTGGATTTGGCGTAGTTGCGGTTACACCTCAGGTCCACCTATATTTTGGAGTTAGTTTGTAGCCATTGTCAGTTCATTGTCGAGTTCAGGCGGTTATTATCTGCGACTGACAGCCGCCTGTCAGCAGCATCTCTTATCACTGAGCAGCGAACAAACAACACCCTGCAACACCCTGCCACTGTCATCTGTCTAATGGGCTAATACAGGGTTTACATTACCACACAGACAAACCTACAGCTGCcacaaaccacaaaacatcTATTCAATTAAccataaatgtcattaaaatggTACATAACATCTTTATAAATAAGAAAAAGGTGACCCTGGTTCAAGAGTTGTTCACGACTCCTCGGACGACTGAATCAACGACCGGTAATGTGATGGAAGCAACTTTTTCAGCCATGAGCAATCAAACTCAGAGTGTGTACCGTCTGCTGGTCTACTAActacaaatattaatatattatcGTGATTTAATTGTATtgaaaaaagaatgaaagaagTTATTACAAGCATCTGTATAATTGGCTGTATTTATTAAGTAATGGTATGTTTTGTTATAAGCCATACATTTGACAAATCCAAATGGTTTTTGACATCGATTCTTGGTTAGTTTTGTCTGGCTATTTAGGGTGAAAGGTAAAAGTTCATCGTGTCTAAATTAACACGGAACACGTGCAGGTAAAAAGCGCGTTTTCGCTCTTATTTCGGCTTAATCGTGTTACTAACTACTTGAATACAAATGCAATCCGTGatagaaacatgtttttaatggtaAAACTTATGCTAGCGCACAGTTTCAAGCGTTAAAACGTTATTTTAAAACCCACGACCCCCAACACgagctagttgttgttagcacaTTGAATCTGACATGCTTACATGCCATTGCACGACAACTACTCATCTGCTGCTATTCAACATGCTATTTGCCAGAATAACtataataatttgattttatttcacacCATTCAGCCCTGGTTGGAACAATGGCTGCCATTTATTCGGGTATCTATCTGAAACTGAAAAGTGCTCAGACTCCATGGGAGGATAAGATAAAGCTTGCTCGCTTTGCCTGGATTTCCTCACAATGTCTGTTGCCCAACAAAGAGCAGGTAAGTATGAATTGTTAACCACACACGTGAGGTCTCATCGTCAAActatactttttattgtttataggTCCTGTTGGATTGGTGCACTCATGCTTTGACTGGCTGGTACAAG from Periophthalmus magnuspinnatus isolate fPerMag1 chromosome 3, fPerMag1.2.pri, whole genome shotgun sequence includes:
- the abcb10 gene encoding ATP-binding cassette sub-family B member 10, mitochondrial; the encoded protein is MRFLIRWTNGVCLSKLKVGSSSRRLWLDHRLKLSTTFGRKGLLSFAWSQHRGPPVLCLHRTAPHTPVAFTRSFAQYESEKSEEKPDPAKSIVPLEDVRRILKLAYPERWKLAAAVGFLSISSAVTMSAPFFLGKVIDTIYSTGSDTETMAASLTSLCLMLTGVFLCGGAANAARVYLMQTSGQQIVRNLRDSVFSSILRQEVAFFDRNRTGELINRLSADTTVVGRSITDNMSDGLRAVAQAAAGVSMMFYVSPSLASFVLLIVPPVAVLAVIYGRYLRSISKKTQDALAQATQLAEERIGNIRTVRAFGKELSEVVTYSQRTDSVLSLAKKEAMLRAGFFGVTGLSGNIMILSVLYKGGLLMASQHMTVGELSSFLMYTFWVGISVAGLSTFYSELMKGFGAGARLWQLLDRTPELPLNEGLVLDDHKLKGLLEFSNITFAYPTRKEAPIFQNLSLLVPAGSVMAVVGPSGSGKSTLVSLLLRLYDPDTGFITLDGHDIRDLNPYWLRSNIGTVSQEPVLFSCSIRDNITYGAPEPSAVTTEEIYQVARAANAFDFIQAFPNGFDTIVGEKGVLLSGGQKQRIAIARALLKNPKILLLDEATSALDAENEFLVQEALERLMEGRTVLIIAHRLSTIQNANAVAVLDQQRIAEVGQHRELLSNREGLYRRLMEKQAFLQEEQKRALS